The proteins below come from a single uncultured Cohaesibacter sp. genomic window:
- a CDS encoding capsular polysaccharide biosynthesis protein, whose protein sequence is MKNKLAAYSWHLLKKSGAFLQSLHEKRHLLGNGSVVHVVGLAPWKSCVPVWFPERKFIFYKKSMKADAQDSLIQRLRKHPSDQIMIWAYKADQDFLKTVRKQDNTVFYVEDGFLRSVKQGGSMTPPISIVVDTKAPYFDARHSTDLEDLLNNFDFASQPDLVARAEYCIKEMLESGISKYNPTAKTELDLDRLAAGRKKILVVGQVENDASIQFGCKAKLTNNDLVRLAKAENPDDLIIYKPHPDVLLGYRNELSDPKEVEDIATILRDPVRLSDILSQVDHVYTITSLVGLEALLRGLPVTCLGAPFYSGWGLTDDRQITGRRQRKLTVEQLFAIAYIIYPIYSNPFSKSKFEIEDALHLMKQMIGQGPTKEASIANCEPVVLSPITERI, encoded by the coding sequence ATGAAAAACAAACTAGCAGCATACTCCTGGCACCTACTTAAAAAGTCCGGTGCCTTTCTTCAATCACTGCATGAGAAGCGACACTTGTTGGGCAATGGCTCCGTTGTTCATGTGGTGGGACTCGCACCATGGAAGTCCTGTGTCCCGGTTTGGTTCCCGGAAAGAAAGTTCATCTTCTACAAAAAGAGTATGAAAGCGGATGCGCAAGACAGTTTGATTCAAAGATTGCGTAAGCACCCCAGCGACCAGATAATGATTTGGGCTTACAAAGCGGATCAAGATTTTCTCAAAACAGTCCGCAAGCAGGACAACACTGTCTTCTATGTAGAGGACGGTTTCTTGAGGTCGGTAAAACAGGGAGGCTCCATGACACCTCCAATATCAATTGTCGTCGATACCAAAGCCCCCTACTTCGACGCCCGACATTCAACCGACCTAGAGGACCTGCTGAACAACTTTGACTTTGCGTCGCAGCCTGATCTTGTGGCCCGAGCTGAATATTGCATTAAAGAGATGCTGGAATCTGGTATCAGCAAATATAATCCCACGGCCAAAACTGAGCTCGATCTTGATCGGTTGGCAGCAGGACGCAAGAAAATACTCGTTGTTGGACAGGTTGAAAACGACGCCTCCATCCAATTCGGATGCAAAGCCAAATTGACCAACAATGACTTGGTAAGGCTGGCCAAAGCTGAGAATCCGGATGATTTGATAATCTACAAACCACATCCCGACGTTCTATTGGGCTACCGAAATGAGCTGTCGGATCCGAAGGAAGTGGAAGACATCGCCACCATCCTACGAGACCCGGTGCGACTTTCTGATATTCTTTCGCAAGTCGATCATGTCTACACGATCACGTCACTGGTCGGACTGGAAGCTTTGCTACGCGGCCTGCCCGTCACGTGCCTCGGGGCTCCATTCTATTCCGGTTGGGGGCTAACCGATGATCGCCAGATAACCGGTCGCCGGCAAAGAAAACTTACGGTCGAGCAGCTTTTCGCCATTGCCTATATCATCTACCCAATCTATTCGAACCCGTTCTCAAAGAGTAAGTTCGAGATTGAGGACGCTCTTCACTTGATGAAGCAGATGATTGGACAGGGGCCAACCAAAGAAGCTTCTATCGCAAATTGTGAGCCAGTTGTTCTTTCCCCGATAACCGAGCGGATTTGA
- a CDS encoding CDP-glycerol glycerophosphotransferase family protein, which produces MVLVAHNAGSDIGRFLESILAQDSSIKDLELIIVDGASTDSTPQILADYASLYQTLIRVVRQERLGDVAARNKGLGIACGKWVSFPDPGDILDAAYMRHCRRAVKSRYKRPLLAVCTNALLYSTDKDEVIDKHPLRFRFKERQSTVTTSDMKRHFQLSGKTVWLDRLAIEKHGLRFEGQGWAGFEEALFINRLFLLEARRSVTFLREARTYCSRSDAGNSFAIDGALGKSYYLDMLDKGTLELIRLSESIYGYVPKFIQRVVLFPITHVVRRVLDNPDVVRQVLDPEELREMVRLLKDNLRYVDPDVIENFPWAGMNVRLSIGILAYFKSARRKRSAVYLKGQTASKRDFTFSWHCGASEDYRPDALINGERIEFVARKVQTLRFLDAPFCTIHETTIELGEADEIAFSFDAEAADIRSGARKIGASVARAELVEANIIPAPSEAALEAQPNLRRLRQLIISDDMRRIYQGCWVLMDHVNRADDNAEHLYRHLMGEPHLADRLWFVLQRDCADWERLDKEGFRLLDYASDEHVCALYNADLFVSSHLDEIVLSPFPQSFFLDLARYKFVFLRHGVAKDDMSRWMNSKSVDAIVSSSFKEFHSIASPDSPYKFTEREVVLTGFPRHDRLLKMGREASQTSLLIMPTWRNSLDPQTLGQLEDEGDAAVKRDRFRKSEFFRHWSTFLSDPRLLDLANERGLRVVFVPHPKIVPYIDEFSIPDGVTMFNVCEGAGYQDLFAECTLLVTDYSSVAFDVAYLMRPVVYFQFDKEAVFGGQHTYRTGFFQYERDGFGPVVESADDLFAEMQQILDGDLDPAYRQRAEAFFEFRDGRCCERVQQVLENLTATMHQEEQKDGVLDQLKQA; this is translated from the coding sequence ATGGTGCTGGTGGCGCACAATGCCGGTTCCGATATTGGCCGCTTTCTGGAGAGCATTCTAGCTCAGGACAGTTCCATCAAGGATCTGGAACTGATCATTGTCGATGGAGCTTCGACAGACAGCACTCCGCAAATTTTGGCCGACTACGCGTCACTCTATCAAACACTGATCAGGGTGGTTCGGCAGGAGCGGTTGGGGGATGTTGCGGCACGCAACAAGGGGCTCGGCATCGCGTGCGGAAAATGGGTCAGCTTTCCCGATCCCGGCGACATTCTTGATGCTGCCTATATGCGACATTGCAGGAGGGCTGTGAAGTCGAGATACAAGAGGCCTCTGTTGGCCGTCTGCACGAACGCTCTGCTCTATTCAACCGACAAAGATGAGGTCATCGACAAACACCCGCTCCGGTTCAGATTTAAGGAGCGGCAAAGCACGGTCACGACGAGTGACATGAAGAGGCACTTTCAGTTGTCCGGAAAGACGGTGTGGCTGGACCGGCTGGCAATCGAGAAGCACGGACTTCGTTTCGAGGGGCAGGGCTGGGCAGGATTTGAAGAGGCGCTTTTCATCAATCGCTTGTTTCTGCTGGAGGCTCGACGATCTGTCACCTTCCTGAGAGAGGCACGGACCTATTGCAGCAGGAGTGATGCGGGCAATTCTTTCGCGATCGATGGAGCGTTGGGCAAGTCTTATTATCTTGATATGCTGGATAAGGGGACGCTTGAACTGATCCGTCTGAGTGAAAGCATTTATGGTTATGTTCCGAAGTTCATCCAGAGAGTTGTCTTGTTTCCCATAACCCATGTCGTGCGACGGGTGTTGGACAATCCCGATGTGGTGAGACAGGTGCTCGATCCGGAGGAGCTGCGCGAAATGGTGCGACTGCTCAAGGATAACCTCAGATATGTTGATCCTGATGTTATCGAGAATTTTCCATGGGCAGGGATGAATGTCAGGCTCAGTATCGGGATTCTGGCCTATTTCAAAAGTGCTCGAAGGAAGAGAAGCGCTGTCTATCTGAAAGGTCAAACGGCATCAAAAAGAGATTTCACATTCTCTTGGCATTGCGGGGCGTCGGAAGACTACAGGCCGGACGCGCTCATCAATGGTGAAAGGATCGAGTTTGTTGCCCGCAAGGTGCAGACACTGCGATTTCTGGACGCTCCATTTTGCACCATTCATGAAACAACAATTGAGCTTGGCGAGGCCGACGAAATCGCATTCTCGTTCGATGCTGAAGCGGCTGATATACGATCAGGTGCTCGGAAGATTGGCGCGAGTGTTGCCCGCGCCGAGCTGGTTGAAGCCAACATCATCCCGGCGCCATCCGAGGCCGCTCTTGAAGCGCAACCGAACTTGCGCCGGCTTCGGCAGTTGATCATCTCGGATGACATGCGCCGGATATATCAGGGCTGTTGGGTCCTGATGGATCATGTGAACAGAGCCGATGACAATGCCGAGCATCTCTACCGGCATTTGATGGGTGAGCCTCATCTTGCGGACAGGCTTTGGTTCGTTCTGCAACGTGATTGCGCCGATTGGGAGCGTCTCGACAAGGAAGGGTTCCGGTTGCTTGACTATGCATCGGACGAGCATGTGTGCGCCCTTTACAATGCCGATCTGTTCGTGTCTTCGCATCTTGATGAAATTGTCTTGTCGCCGTTCCCGCAGTCGTTCTTCTTGGATCTTGCCCGATACAAATTCGTCTTCCTGCGGCATGGCGTTGCGAAGGACGATATGTCGAGGTGGATGAATTCAAAGTCGGTCGATGCGATTGTCTCTTCGTCATTCAAAGAATTTCATTCAATCGCGAGTCCGGACAGCCCATATAAATTCACGGAGCGGGAGGTGGTACTGACCGGCTTTCCTCGACACGACCGGCTTCTGAAAATGGGACGCGAGGCAAGCCAGACTAGCCTCCTCATTATGCCGACCTGGCGAAATAGTCTTGATCCGCAGACGCTTGGGCAACTCGAGGATGAAGGCGACGCAGCTGTCAAAAGAGACAGGTTCCGGAAAAGTGAATTTTTCAGACATTGGAGCACGTTCCTAAGCGATCCTCGCCTGCTGGATTTGGCCAATGAGCGAGGATTGCGAGTTGTTTTTGTGCCTCACCCGAAGATCGTTCCTTATATCGATGAATTCTCCATTCCTGATGGGGTAACGATGTTCAACGTCTGCGAAGGGGCCGGTTATCAAGATCTGTTTGCCGAGTGCACATTGCTTGTGACCGACTATTCGTCAGTCGCATTCGATGTCGCCTATCTCATGCGTCCTGTCGTCTATTTTCAGTTCGACAAGGAAGCGGTTTTCGGCGGTCAACATACCTACAGAACCGGCTTTTTTCAGTATGAGCGTGACGGGTTCGGGCCAGTCGTCGAAAGTGCCGACGATCTGTTCGCAGAAATGCAGCAAATTCTCGATGGAGACCTTGATCCGGCCTATCGCCAGCGCGCTGAGGCCTTTTTCGAATTTCGTGACGGTCGCTGTTGCGAGCGTGTGCAGCAGGTGCTGGAAAATTTGACTGCGACGATGCATCAAGAAGAGCAGAAGGATGGAGTGCTGGATCAGTTGAAACAGGCCTAG
- a CDS encoding DUF2147 domain-containing protein — protein sequence MRKSLLALPSAALLMASPALAADPVYGDWKSAPGDGGAYVHVKIGPCGSKICGKITKVVGKKNPTSLGKSIIKNMNADGSGKYSGGTIWAPDKDKTYSSKMKLSGNKLSVSGCVAGGLICRSQTWTRL from the coding sequence ATGAGAAAATCGCTACTGGCTCTGCCCAGCGCCGCTCTGCTGATGGCCAGCCCGGCTCTTGCTGCCGACCCTGTTTATGGAGACTGGAAAAGCGCCCCCGGCGATGGCGGGGCCTATGTCCACGTCAAGATCGGGCCCTGCGGCTCCAAGATATGCGGAAAAATCACCAAGGTGGTCGGCAAGAAGAACCCCACTTCGCTCGGCAAATCCATCATCAAGAACATGAATGCGGACGGAAGCGGAAAATATTCCGGCGGAACGATCTGGGCTCCGGACAAGGACAAGACCTATTCATCAAAAATGAAACTGAGCGGCAATAAGCTCTCTGTCAGTGGCTGCGTTGCTGGCGGTCTCATCTGCCGCAGCCAGACCTGGACGCGCCTCTAG
- a CDS encoding RNA methyltransferase: MTKNRSQKQKKARQVNAAETAHRGGRKGGDETVRIFGIHAVASAVANPRRELIRLHATTNAQGRLVEEIHKLKGDPSRLDGLVETANPKDIDTMARDAVHQGALLVARNLPALDISDIYDCKLVVVLDQITDPHNVGAIIRSSVALGAEAIIMTGRHSPEESGILAKTASGGLDMISMVSVPNLARALDDLADNSFDVIGFDSEESEPFEKVIAAQDMDRHLALVFGSEGKGIRRLTREKCTALTRLDMPGPIKSLNVSNAVAMTLYACQLKRDGVIG; the protein is encoded by the coding sequence ATGACAAAAAACAGATCACAGAAACAGAAAAAGGCCCGGCAGGTCAACGCCGCCGAGACAGCACACCGCGGCGGGCGCAAAGGTGGAGACGAAACCGTCCGCATCTTTGGCATCCATGCGGTTGCCAGTGCCGTTGCCAATCCGCGTCGCGAGCTGATCCGCCTGCACGCCACAACCAACGCCCAAGGCCGGTTGGTCGAAGAAATCCATAAGCTGAAGGGCGACCCGAGCCGCCTCGACGGACTTGTGGAGACGGCCAATCCCAAGGACATCGACACTATGGCGCGGGATGCGGTCCATCAGGGTGCCCTGCTCGTTGCCCGCAACCTGCCCGCGCTCGACATTTCCGACATCTACGACTGCAAGCTGGTCGTCGTGCTCGACCAGATCACCGATCCGCACAATGTCGGCGCCATCATCCGCTCGTCCGTCGCCCTTGGCGCCGAGGCGATCATCATGACCGGACGCCACAGCCCGGAAGAATCCGGCATTCTCGCCAAGACCGCATCCGGCGGTCTCGACATGATCTCCATGGTCAGCGTGCCCAACCTCGCCCGCGCCCTTGATGACCTCGCCGACAACAGCTTCGATGTCATCGGTTTTGATTCCGAAGAAAGCGAGCCGTTTGAAAAAGTCATCGCCGCTCAGGACATGGACCGCCATCTCGCACTCGTCTTCGGCTCGGAGGGCAAAGGCATCAGACGCCTGACGCGCGAGAAATGCACCGCCCTCACCCGCCTCGACATGCCCGGCCCGATCAAAAGCCTCAACGTCTCAAACGCTGTCGCCATGACGCTCTACGCCTGCCAGCTCAAACGCGACGGCGTCATCGGCTGA
- a CDS encoding alpha/beta hydrolase yields the protein MPMSPPVSFYYHTNKRSVSGHPLVFLHGSGRTESDSADFLAQLSLHTEAVFIRGQHSQTPGYTFVRRNDDLSLDYDEIAGDAKDLAGFLVHLTLQNPNWQKPPVLIGYSSGAIMAAAILWHYRDLIAGAVLLRPQSPSMERPAPLKGLPVLMLSGLWDERRDADASLHLEIQLEQARAKVTHVTLRTGHGEAEDGSDFSVTKRWLEETFSIR from the coding sequence ATGCCCATGTCACCCCCGGTCTCATTCTACTATCACACCAATAAGCGCAGCGTGAGTGGTCACCCGCTCGTCTTTTTGCATGGCTCGGGACGCACGGAATCCGACAGCGCAGACTTTCTTGCCCAACTATCCCTTCACACAGAAGCGGTCTTCATTCGCGGCCAGCACAGCCAGACACCGGGCTATACCTTTGTCCGGAGAAACGACGATCTTTCCCTCGATTACGACGAAATCGCCGGCGATGCGAAAGACTTGGCAGGATTTCTCGTCCATCTCACTTTGCAAAACCCGAACTGGCAGAAACCACCGGTCCTCATCGGCTATTCGAGTGGCGCGATCATGGCGGCTGCAATTCTCTGGCACTATCGGGACCTCATTGCCGGAGCGGTGCTGCTCCGCCCCCAGTCCCCCAGTATGGAGCGACCAGCGCCACTCAAGGGCCTCCCCGTCCTGATGCTCTCTGGTCTGTGGGATGAAAGGCGCGATGCCGATGCCTCACTGCATCTGGAAATCCAGCTGGAACAGGCGCGTGCAAAGGTCACACACGTCACCTTACGAACCGGCCATGGCGAGGCCGAAGACGGATCCGACTTCAGCGTAACAAAACGCTGGCTAGAAGAGACATTTTCTATTAGGTAG
- the tuf gene encoding elongation factor Tu, with translation MAKEKFERTKPHVNIGTIGHVDHGKTTLTAAITMTLAETGGATAKAYDEIDGAPEEKARGITISTAHVEYETAARHYAHVDCPGHADYVKNMITGAAQMDGAILVCSAADGPMPQTREHILLARQVGVPALVVYLNKVDQVDDEELLELVEMEVRELLESYEFPGDEIPIVKGSALAAVENRDPEIGRDSIRALMDAVDEYIPTPDRPRDLPFLLPIEDVFSISGRGTVVTGRVERGIIKVGEEIEIVGIKDTQKTTCTGVEMFRKLLDSGEAGDNVGVLLRGTKREDVERGQVLCKPGSVTPHTKFKAEAYILTKEEGGRHTPFFTNYRPQFYFRTTDVTGVVTLDEGVEMVMPGDNVNMNVQLIVPIAMEEKLRFAIREGGRTVGAGIVGAIVE, from the coding sequence ATGGCTAAGGAAAAGTTTGAACGCACTAAGCCGCATGTGAACATCGGCACGATTGGTCACGTTGACCATGGTAAAACCACCCTGACTGCAGCTATCACCATGACCCTCGCGGAAACCGGTGGTGCGACTGCTAAGGCTTATGACGAGATCGACGGCGCTCCTGAAGAGAAAGCCCGCGGCATCACCATCTCGACGGCCCACGTTGAGTATGAAACCGCAGCTCGCCACTATGCCCACGTCGATTGCCCGGGCCACGCTGACTATGTGAAAAACATGATCACCGGTGCTGCCCAGATGGACGGCGCGATCCTGGTTTGCTCTGCTGCTGACGGCCCGATGCCCCAGACCCGCGAGCACATCCTGCTTGCCCGTCAGGTTGGCGTGCCTGCGCTTGTTGTCTACCTCAACAAAGTTGACCAGGTTGACGACGAAGAGCTCCTCGAGCTGGTTGAAATGGAAGTTCGCGAACTTCTGGAAAGCTATGAGTTCCCTGGCGATGAAATCCCCATCGTCAAAGGCTCTGCTCTTGCTGCCGTTGAAAACCGTGATCCTGAAATCGGCCGTGATTCCATTCGCGCCCTGATGGACGCTGTTGACGAATATATCCCGACCCCTGATCGTCCTCGTGACCTTCCGTTCCTTCTGCCGATCGAAGACGTGTTCTCGATCTCCGGTCGCGGTACGGTTGTTACCGGTCGTGTTGAGCGCGGTATCATCAAGGTTGGCGAAGAGATCGAAATCGTCGGCATCAAAGACACCCAGAAAACCACCTGCACCGGTGTTGAAATGTTCCGCAAGCTGCTCGATAGCGGTGAAGCTGGCGACAACGTTGGTGTTCTTCTGCGTGGTACCAAACGTGAAGACGTTGAGCGTGGTCAGGTTCTTTGCAAGCCGGGTTCCGTTACCCCGCACACGAAGTTCAAGGCTGAAGCCTACATCCTGACGAAAGAAGAAGGTGGTCGTCATACCCCGTTCTTCACCAACTATCGTCCTCAGTTCTATTTCCGCACCACCGACGTTACCGGTGTTGTGACCCTCGACGAGGGCGTGGAAATGGTTATGCCAGGCGATAACGTGAACATGAATGTACAGCTGATCGTACCGATCGCCATGGAAGAAAAGCTGCGCTTCGCTATCCGCGAAGGTGGCCGTACCGTAGGCGCCGGCATCGTTGGCGCTATCGTGGAGTAA
- the secE gene encoding preprotein translocase subunit SecE — MAKTNPFTFLQQVRSEASKVTWPTQKETAITTAMVFVMVALASIFFLLADQVLSFGVSYILGLGG, encoded by the coding sequence ATGGCTAAAACCAACCCTTTTACATTCTTGCAGCAAGTGCGTTCCGAAGCGTCCAAGGTGACTTGGCCGACGCAGAAGGAAACGGCGATCACCACGGCGATGGTGTTTGTGATGGTGGCGCTTGCCTCTATCTTCTTCCTGCTTGCTGATCAGGTGTTGAGCTTTGGCGTCAGCTATATTCTCGGATTGGGGGGATAA
- the nusG gene encoding transcription termination/antitermination protein NusG, whose translation MTKPKRWYIVHAYSNFEKKVAEDIRQQAERNGLGDLFDEVLVPTEKFVEVRRGRKVESERKFFPGYVLVKMAMTDDAYHLIKNTPKVTGFLGSDNKPMPITNAEAERLLSQVEDGVDKPMPTVNFEVGEQVRVSDGPFASFNGLVEEVDEERARLKVTVSIFGRATPVELEYNQVDKL comes from the coding sequence ATGACGAAGCCTAAGCGCTGGTACATCGTTCACGCCTATTCGAATTTCGAAAAGAAGGTCGCCGAAGACATCCGCCAGCAGGCGGAGCGTAACGGACTTGGCGATCTCTTTGACGAAGTGCTTGTGCCGACCGAGAAGTTTGTCGAAGTGCGGCGCGGACGCAAGGTGGAATCCGAACGCAAGTTTTTCCCGGGCTATGTTCTGGTGAAAATGGCGATGACGGACGATGCCTATCATCTGATCAAGAATACCCCGAAGGTCACTGGCTTTCTGGGATCTGACAACAAACCGATGCCCATCACTAATGCTGAGGCGGAGCGGTTGTTGTCGCAGGTTGAGGACGGTGTTGACAAACCGATGCCGACCGTCAATTTCGAAGTGGGCGAACAGGTTCGGGTTTCCGATGGCCCGTTTGCTTCCTTCAACGGGCTTGTGGAAGAGGTGGACGAAGAACGTGCACGTCTGAAGGTAACCGTGTCGATCTTTGGTCGCGCGACGCCTGTCGAGCTCGAATATAATCAGGTCGACAAGCTCTGA
- the rplK gene encoding 50S ribosomal protein L11 — MAKKIQGYLKLQVPAGAANPSPPIGPALGQRGLNIMEFCKAFNAKTQEMEKGMPIPVIITIFQDKSFTFEMKTSPASYFLKKAAKVQKGSSAPGRDVGGKVTKDQVREIAEAKMKDLNANDIEAAMLQIEGTARAMGFEVVG; from the coding sequence ATGGCAAAGAAAATTCAAGGGTACCTGAAGCTTCAGGTGCCGGCAGGAGCGGCTAACCCGTCTCCGCCGATTGGTCCCGCTCTCGGTCAGCGCGGCCTGAACATCATGGAATTCTGCAAGGCGTTCAACGCCAAGACGCAGGAAATGGAAAAAGGTATGCCGATCCCGGTGATCATTACCATTTTCCAGGACAAGTCTTTCACTTTCGAAATGAAGACGTCCCCTGCTTCCTACTTCCTGAAAAAAGCAGCCAAAGTTCAGAAGGGTTCTTCTGCTCCTGGCCGTGATGTTGGTGGTAAAGTTACCAAAGATCAGGTTCGCGAAATCGCTGAAGCGAAAATGAAAGACCTGAACGCAAACGACATCGAAGCTGCGATGTTGCAGATCGAGGGTACTGCCCGGGCTATGGGTTTCGAGGTAGTGGGGTAA
- the rplA gene encoding 50S ribosomal protein L1 has protein sequence MAKVGKRIRAAREKVDAAATYSLEEAVKLIKSAASAKFDETVEISLNLGVDPRHADQMVRGVCQLPAGTGKSVRVAVFARGEKAEEAKAAGADIVGAEDLVEIVQGGKIDFDRCIASPDMMPLVGRLGKVLGPRGMMPNPKVGTVTPDVAQAVKDSKGGSVEFRVEKAGIIHGGVGKVSFEESALMDNVKAFVSAVSKAKPSGAKGTYMQKMSLSSTMGPGVRVDLASVE, from the coding sequence ATGGCTAAAGTAGGTAAACGCATTCGCGCTGCTCGCGAAAAAGTCGACGCTGCTGCAACATATTCCCTCGAGGAAGCAGTCAAGCTGATCAAATCCGCTGCATCGGCCAAGTTCGATGAAACCGTTGAGATCTCTCTCAACCTTGGTGTTGACCCGCGTCACGCAGACCAGATGGTTCGCGGCGTTTGTCAGCTTCCCGCCGGTACCGGTAAATCGGTCCGCGTTGCTGTTTTCGCCCGTGGCGAAAAGGCAGAAGAAGCCAAGGCTGCTGGTGCTGACATTGTTGGTGCCGAGGATCTGGTTGAGATCGTTCAGGGTGGCAAGATCGATTTCGATCGCTGCATTGCATCCCCTGACATGATGCCTCTGGTTGGCCGACTCGGTAAGGTGCTTGGCCCTCGTGGCATGATGCCGAACCCGAAAGTTGGTACCGTAACCCCTGATGTTGCGCAGGCTGTCAAGGACTCGAAAGGCGGCTCCGTCGAATTTCGTGTTGAAAAAGCCGGTATCATCCATGGTGGCGTTGGCAAGGTAAGCTTTGAAGAATCCGCGCTGATGGACAACGTGAAAGCTTTTGTTTCTGCGGTTTCCAAGGCTAAACCGAGCGGTGCCAAAGGTACCTACATGCAGAAAATGTCCCTGTCCTCCACAATGGGGCCAGGTGTACGTGTAGACCTTGCTTCTGTCGAATAA
- the rplJ gene encoding 50S ribosomal protein L10, whose amino-acid sequence MDRAEKQEAVSALHETLKSAEVVVVAHYAGLTVAEMTALRSQMREAGATVQVAKNRLVKLALQGTDAEPIADLFAGQTLIATSGDPVSAPKVASEFAKKNDKLVILGGAMGTTVLDTAGVNALATMPSLDELRGKIIGVLQAPATKVAQILQAPGGQLARVFGAYAKKDEAA is encoded by the coding sequence TTGGATAGAGCGGAAAAGCAAGAAGCTGTTTCGGCCCTTCATGAAACGCTGAAAAGCGCGGAAGTTGTGGTTGTAGCTCACTATGCTGGCCTCACCGTTGCAGAAATGACCGCACTTCGTAGCCAAATGCGCGAAGCCGGTGCAACTGTGCAGGTCGCCAAGAACCGTCTTGTCAAGCTCGCTCTTCAAGGCACGGATGCAGAACCGATTGCTGACCTGTTCGCAGGCCAGACCCTGATCGCCACGTCTGGTGATCCGGTTTCCGCACCGAAGGTGGCCTCGGAATTCGCCAAGAAAAACGACAAGCTCGTCATTCTAGGCGGTGCGATGGGCACCACTGTACTCGATACCGCGGGCGTGAATGCACTAGCAACCATGCCGTCGCTTGATGAACTGCGTGGCAAAATCATCGGTGTCCTTCAGGCACCGGCGACCAAGGTTGCTCAGATCTTGCAGGCTCCGGGCGGACAGCTCGCGCGCGTATTCGGCGCATATGCCAAGAAGGACGAAGCGGCATAA
- the rplL gene encoding 50S ribosomal protein L7/L12, which yields MADLDKLVEELSTLTVMEAAELSKMLEDKWGVSAAAPVAVAAVAGGAAAEAAEEKTEFDVVLTAAGDKKINVIKEVRGITGLGLKEAKELVEGAPKPVKEGVDKAEAEELKKKLEEAGATVELK from the coding sequence ATGGCTGATCTTGATAAGCTCGTAGAAGAACTTTCTACCCTGACCGTTATGGAAGCTGCTGAGCTTTCCAAAATGCTCGAAGACAAATGGGGCGTCTCTGCTGCTGCTCCGGTTGCTGTAGCTGCTGTTGCTGGCGGCGCTGCTGCTGAAGCTGCTGAAGAGAAAACCGAATTCGACGTTGTTCTGACCGCTGCTGGCGACAAGAAAATCAACGTGATTAAAGAAGTCCGCGGCATCACCGGCCTTGGCCTGAAAGAAGCTAAAGAGCTCGTAGAAGGTGCTCCGAAGCCGGTTAAAGAAGGTGTCGACAAAGCAGAAGCTGAAGAGCTGAAGAAAAAGCTCGAAGAAGCTGGTGCAACTGTCGAACTGAAATAA